Sequence from the Natronomonas marina genome:
CCCGGATCTCCGCCCAGTAGGACTCGTCGTACTTCTCCATCAGGTCCTGAATCGAAGAACGGATCATCCGCTCGATCTCTGAGTCACTGAAATCGACCATATCCAGCGGATGGGCTCGTGCGCTCATAAAGCCTTGTATCGCCGAAGTACGAACGCTGGACCGTGTTTCGGTCGCGGCACCGCCGGGGGAAGAGTATTTGATTCTCGCCCGTCTTGGGTTCGATATGTTCGACGAGACAAAGCCGGCGGCGCCCGGTGCCGACCGGGACCGTCGAAGCGGGAAGACGCTCGACCCACTCCCGGCGACCGGCACTCCGGCCGTGGCCGTCGGGACCGACACGACGTTCGCAGAGCGCGCACGGTTCGGAGCGAACCCCGACGGCCTCTACCGAGGAGGGTCGAGACCGACATGAGTTCGAACGAACAGCGGACCATCAGGTGTCTGGTAGGGAAGGTCGGCCTCGACGGCCACGACCGGGGCGCTCACGTCATCGCGCGGGCGTTCCGGGACGCCGGGTTCGAGGTCATCTACTCGGGGTTGCACAACTCCCCCGAGGAGGTCGTCCAGGCCGCCGTCCAGGAGGACGTCGACGTCTTCGGCATCTCCATCCTCTCGGGGGCCCACGACACGCTCGTCCCCAAGATCATCGACGGGCTGAAGGAGTACGACGCCTTCGAGGACACGCTCGTGCTCGTCGGCGGCATCATTCCCGACGGGGACCGCGAGGAACTGTACGCCGCAGGCGTCGACGAGATATTCGGTCCCGGCGTCTCGATGCAGGAGACCATCGACTACGTCCGTAACAACGCCCCGCAGCGATAGGGGTCGTCGATCGCTCCGGCGCTGCGGCGTCCCGCCGGCAGCCGCAATCGGGGCCGGCGAGATCCCGGGGCGTCCGTCTTTCAGCCGCCGTCGGGGGCTCGTTCGATACCGACGGTGCCGTCACAGACCGGGTCGCCGTCCCGTTCGGCGACCGTCGCGTCGATCGTGACCCTGCCGTCCTCGACGGCGGCCACGCTGCCGTCGACGACCAGACACTCGCCGGCGACGGCCGACCCCAGGAGCCGCATCGAGCGGTCGACGACGCGCCACTCCGGGCCCGCCCAGTCGGTCGCGAGACGATCGAACAGCCCGTGGAGGCCGATGGCGTTCAAGAATATCGTCTCGTTGCCCTGCCTGCGAGCGTATTCGGGGTCGTAGAGCCCCGGAAGGACGAACTCGCGGGTAGCCGCAACGTTCCGGATGACGCGTTCGTACGGGACGGGGAACTCGAAGGACGCGACCGAATCGCCGACGGCCACCTCCTCGGGGCTGCGGCTTCGGTACCGCTCGCCCGACGGCGACTCCGAGGCCGACTCGACGCTCCGTCGCCCTCTCGCGTACGGCGCTTCGCCGCCGACGGAGCCTTCGGGCTGCTCGTAGCGGAAGATCGTCGACGTGCTCTCGGCGATCCGGTCGCCGCTGCCGTCGTGAAACGTCGCTTCGCTCGTGACGAAGTGACCGATCCCGAGGCCGGTCTCCTTCTCTTCGCTGACGTCGAGGATGGTCCCCTGCCAGTTGAGTCGGTCGCCGACGACCATCGGCCGCTGGAACGTCGTCTCGGACTCGATGAAGAGCAGCATGTCCTTCTCCGCCGGCAGCGGGACGTCGAGACCGTAGATGGGCGTGGGGTGATCGTCGTCCGTCGGCGTCCACAGCGGCGGCATTTTCCAGGTGAGCAACATCCCCGGAGGGGCCGGCATCCCTCCCCACGTCCGCTCGGCGAACCCCTCGTCCCAGTAGCAGGGGTTTCCGTCCTCGAGGACCGACGCGTAGAGCCGGATCATCGGAGCGTTGATCGGTTCGTTTGCGAACCGCGTCTCGCTCGTCCGGCCGATCCAGTCGGCGGCCTCGTCGGCGGGACCGACGGGAAGGTCGAGTCCGGGACCCGCCGTCTCGTTCGTCATCGCTATCGACCTCTCCACCGCGTGGGGGCGTTCTTCGGGGCGCGGCCGCCGAGGAGACACGCCTTCGCCTCCGAGTCGCCGAGCCAACACTCGAAGGAGTTGGCGAGCCTGTTGGCCCGCTCGTTGATCGCCCCGAACGTGCAGGTCCGCTCCGTCCCCGCATCGTCCTCGGAGAACACTGCGACGCGGCCCGCCTCGTCGGCCCACCGATCACAGACGTAATCGGCCACGTTCAGCGTCTCGGGAAC
This genomic interval carries:
- a CDS encoding cobalamin B12-binding domain-containing protein — its product is MSSNEQRTIRCLVGKVGLDGHDRGAHVIARAFRDAGFEVIYSGLHNSPEEVVQAAVQEDVDVFGISILSGAHDTLVPKIIDGLKEYDAFEDTLVLVGGIIPDGDREELYAAGVDEIFGPGVSMQETIDYVRNNAPQR
- a CDS encoding FAS1-like dehydratase domain-containing protein; translation: MTNETAGPGLDLPVGPADEAADWIGRTSETRFANEPINAPMIRLYASVLEDGNPCYWDEGFAERTWGGMPAPPGMLLTWKMPPLWTPTDDDHPTPIYGLDVPLPAEKDMLLFIESETTFQRPMVVGDRLNWQGTILDVSEEKETGLGIGHFVTSEATFHDGSGDRIAESTSTIFRYEQPEGSVGGEAPYARGRRSVESASESPSGERYRSRSPEEVAVGDSVASFEFPVPYERVIRNVAATREFVLPGLYDPEYARRQGNETIFLNAIGLHGLFDRLATDWAGPEWRVVDRSMRLLGSAVAGECLVVDGSVAAVEDGRVTIDATVAERDGDPVCDGTVGIERAPDGG